In Ruania zhangjianzhongii, the following proteins share a genomic window:
- a CDS encoding SDR family NAD(P)-dependent oxidoreductase → MTGANKGIGFAIAVGLGELGFTVAMGARDDARRAAAVSRLRASGVDAFGVALDVTSDDSVAQAVEAIEQQSGRLDVLVNNAGIGGSYLNGEQDPITLDLDVLRTVLDTNVFGVVRVTNAMLPLLRRSPSPRIVNASSNMGSLTLQTGPQLAAYAPSKTMLNSITAQYSRRLADTNVIVNAYCPGYVATDFTGHASDRTPEQGAAVAIMLATLPDEGPRGGFFDDSGVVPW, encoded by the coding sequence GTGACCGGAGCGAACAAGGGCATCGGGTTCGCGATAGCCGTCGGCCTCGGCGAGCTCGGTTTCACCGTCGCGATGGGCGCACGCGACGATGCCCGCCGCGCCGCAGCCGTCAGCCGCCTGCGAGCGTCGGGCGTGGACGCGTTCGGCGTCGCCCTCGACGTCACGTCCGACGACAGCGTCGCTCAGGCGGTCGAAGCGATCGAGCAGCAGTCTGGCCGCCTCGACGTCCTGGTCAACAACGCCGGCATCGGCGGAAGCTATCTGAATGGTGAGCAGGACCCGATCACCCTCGACCTCGACGTCCTGCGAACGGTCCTCGACACCAATGTCTTCGGCGTGGTGCGGGTGACCAACGCCATGCTCCCGCTGCTGCGCCGGTCGCCCTCGCCGCGAATCGTCAACGCCTCCAGCAACATGGGTTCCTTGACACTGCAGACCGGACCGCAGCTGGCCGCCTATGCGCCGTCGAAGACCATGCTCAACAGCATCACCGCCCAATACAGCCGCAGGCTCGCCGACACGAACGTCATCGTCAACGCGTACTGCCCCGGTTACGTCGCGACTGATTTCACTGGCCACGCCTCGGACCGCACCCCCGAGCAGGGAGCCGCCGTCGCGATCATGCTCGCGACTCTCCCCGACGAGGGACCACGCGGCGGCTTCTTCGACGACAGTGGTGTCGTGCCGTGGTAA
- a CDS encoding sugar kinase, which produces MSLTIRPESECRYDIVSLGEVMLRLDPGEGRIRTTRNFKVWEGGGEYNVARGLRRAFGLRAGVVTALADNAVGQLVEDFILTGGVDTSLIHWAPFDGLGREVRNGLNFTERGFGVRGAVGVSDRGHTAASQLKPGDIDWEHLFGELGVRWLHTGGIFAALSETTAEVVIEAVTAAKKHGTVVSYDLNYRPSLWKSIGGQAKAQEVNKRIAEHIDVMIGNEEDFTASLGFEVEGVDENLSDLDISSFKSMIATASEAYPNFQVIGNTLRTVHSASDNDWGAIAWSKDAGFAQATHRKNLEILDRVGGGDSFASGLIYGLLTGEPLATAVEYGAAHGALAMSTPGDTSMVTKAEVVKLAGGGSARVDR; this is translated from the coding sequence ATGAGCCTGACCATCCGACCTGAGTCCGAGTGCCGCTACGACATCGTCTCCCTGGGTGAGGTGATGCTCCGCCTGGACCCCGGTGAGGGCCGTATCCGCACCACCCGCAACTTCAAGGTCTGGGAGGGCGGCGGCGAGTACAACGTGGCCCGCGGGCTGCGCCGTGCCTTCGGCCTGCGCGCCGGTGTAGTCACCGCCCTGGCCGACAACGCCGTGGGACAGCTGGTTGAGGACTTCATCCTCACCGGTGGTGTGGACACCTCGCTGATCCACTGGGCCCCGTTCGACGGGCTAGGCCGAGAGGTGCGCAACGGGCTGAACTTCACCGAGCGTGGCTTCGGCGTGCGCGGCGCAGTGGGGGTCTCTGACCGCGGCCACACCGCCGCCAGCCAGCTCAAGCCCGGGGACATCGACTGGGAGCACCTCTTCGGTGAGCTGGGCGTGCGCTGGCTGCACACCGGTGGCATCTTCGCTGCGCTCAGCGAGACGACTGCCGAGGTGGTGATCGAAGCGGTGACCGCGGCGAAGAAGCACGGCACGGTGGTTTCCTACGACCTGAACTACCGGCCGAGCCTGTGGAAGTCGATCGGTGGGCAGGCGAAGGCGCAGGAAGTCAACAAGCGCATCGCTGAGCACATCGACGTGATGATCGGGAACGAGGAGGACTTCACCGCCTCCCTCGGGTTCGAGGTGGAGGGGGTCGACGAGAACCTCTCCGACCTGGACATCTCCAGCTTCAAGTCGATGATCGCCACTGCGTCCGAGGCCTACCCGAACTTCCAGGTGATCGGGAACACGCTGCGCACCGTGCACTCCGCCTCGGACAACGACTGGGGCGCGATCGCGTGGAGCAAGGACGCCGGCTTCGCCCAGGCCACCCACCGCAAGAACCTGGAGATCCTGGACCGGGTGGGCGGCGGGGACTCGTTCGCCTCCGGCTTGATCTACGGGCTGCTGACCGGTGAGCCGCTGGCCACGGCCGTGGAGTACGGCGCCGCGCACGGTGCGCTGGCGATGTCCACCCCCGGTGACACCTCGATGGTCACCAAGGCTGAGGTGGTCAAGCTCGCCGGCGGCGGAAGCGCCCGCGTCGACCGCTGA
- the eda gene encoding bifunctional 4-hydroxy-2-oxoglutarate aldolase/2-dehydro-3-deoxy-phosphogluconate aldolase, with amino-acid sequence MAQELLERIGAARLVPVVVLDDAKQAAPLADALVAGGLPVAEVTFRTSAAVESIKAMSARGDMLLGAGTVLTPDQVDAAVDAGASYIVSPGFSPAVVRRCFERGVLPLPGAVTATEIQAALAEGLEAVKFFPAETSGGAPAIKALSGPFAGLKVVPTGGIGPKNVAEYTAISSVLAIGGSWMVPRDAVAAGDFERITTLTAEAVALVAA; translated from the coding sequence GTGGCTCAGGAATTGCTGGAACGAATCGGAGCGGCCCGGCTGGTGCCGGTGGTCGTCCTGGACGACGCGAAGCAGGCCGCCCCGCTCGCCGATGCCCTGGTGGCCGGCGGCCTGCCGGTCGCGGAGGTTACCTTCCGCACCAGCGCCGCCGTGGAGTCGATCAAGGCGATGTCCGCTCGCGGCGACATGCTGCTGGGTGCCGGCACCGTGCTCACCCCGGACCAGGTGGATGCCGCCGTGGACGCGGGTGCCTCCTACATCGTCTCCCCCGGCTTCTCCCCCGCGGTGGTGCGCCGCTGCTTCGAGCGCGGGGTGCTGCCGCTGCCCGGTGCGGTCACCGCCACCGAGATCCAGGCCGCGTTGGCCGAGGGGCTGGAAGCGGTGAAGTTCTTCCCCGCCGAGACCTCGGGTGGGGCACCGGCGATCAAGGCTCTGTCCGGTCCGTTCGCAGGACTGAAGGTCGTGCCCACCGGCGGAATCGGGCCGAAGAACGTGGCCGAGTACACCGCGATCAGCTCCGTGCTGGCCATCGGCGGGAGCTGGATGGTGCCGCGGGACGCGGTCGCTGCCGGTGACTTCGAGCGCATCACCACCCTGACCGCCGAGGCCGTCGCCCTGGTTGCGGCCTGA
- a CDS encoding LacI family DNA-binding transcriptional regulator — protein sequence MVTTIRDVARASGVSIATVSRALAGSTIVAPGTRERVRRAAAELGYQPNRAARQLVTGRGQAIGLVLPDLQNTFYASVAKGMQRRVRAAGLSAMIADTDEDTGAEREVLDQLAAVVDRLVLASPRVSDGDLRDLAGRCAVVLINRELPGLASVVGDNADGIRQSVTHLLALGHRRIGYAGGPATSWSDARRRDGLALLDLAGGQEIVDLGSFRASQAGGVAAADLAIAAGVSAVIAFNDQLALGVLGRLAERRVPVPEQISVVGFDDVPVARLLAPPLTTVAVPTIEIGERAAGLLVDPPTGAAEPPQIVLDVELQVRRSSAPPARIG from the coding sequence ATGGTCACCACCATCCGGGACGTGGCGCGTGCCTCCGGCGTCTCGATCGCCACGGTCTCCCGCGCACTGGCCGGCTCCACGATCGTGGCCCCGGGCACCCGGGAGCGGGTGCGCCGAGCGGCGGCAGAGCTCGGCTACCAGCCCAACCGCGCCGCCCGGCAGCTGGTCACCGGCCGGGGGCAGGCGATCGGGCTGGTGCTGCCCGACCTGCAGAACACCTTCTACGCATCCGTCGCCAAAGGGATGCAGCGGCGGGTACGTGCTGCCGGACTGAGCGCGATGATCGCCGATACGGACGAGGACACCGGCGCCGAACGCGAGGTGCTCGACCAGCTCGCCGCTGTGGTGGACCGGCTCGTGCTGGCCTCCCCACGGGTGAGCGACGGTGACCTTCGTGACCTCGCCGGGCGCTGCGCCGTCGTGCTGATCAACCGTGAGCTGCCCGGCCTGGCGAGCGTGGTGGGAGACAACGCGGATGGCATTCGCCAGTCCGTCACCCACCTGCTCGCCCTCGGCCACCGCCGGATCGGCTATGCCGGGGGACCGGCCACGTCCTGGTCCGATGCCCGCCGCCGGGACGGTCTAGCGCTGCTGGACCTGGCGGGCGGTCAGGAGATCGTCGATCTGGGCTCCTTCCGGGCTTCCCAGGCCGGTGGTGTGGCCGCCGCCGACCTGGCCATCGCCGCCGGGGTGAGCGCGGTGATCGCCTTCAACGACCAGCTTGCCCTCGGCGTCCTCGGCCGCCTGGCCGAACGCCGGGTGCCGGTGCCCGAGCAGATCTCCGTGGTCGGCTTCGATGACGTACCGGTCGCCCGGCTGCTCGCCCCGCCGCTGACCACGGTCGCCGTGCCCACGATCGAGATCGGCGAGCGCGCCGCCGGGCTGCTCGTCGACCCACCCACCGGCGCCGCCGAACCGCCGCAGATCGTGCTCGACGTGGAGCTGCAGGTGCGCCGCTCCAGCGCACCCCCTGCCCGGATAGGCTGA
- a CDS encoding response regulator codes for MIVDDHEIVRRGIAELLSSHHDLSVVAEASTVAEATRRMGLVHPDLLLVDLQLPDGTGLDVIAAARTEAPAARSVVLTSFGDDDAVAAALDAGAHAFVLKSVRGDEIIDAVRAVAAGRTLLRDRHLDRRRSSDDPTATLTATELRVVDLIGDGCSNREIAERLGTAEKTVKNHVTSLLAKMGLQRRTQVAAWVAGHRGGRWRTGGR; via the coding sequence ATGATCGTGGACGATCACGAGATCGTCCGCCGCGGCATCGCCGAGCTGCTCTCCAGCCACCACGATCTGAGCGTGGTGGCGGAGGCCTCCACAGTGGCCGAGGCGACCAGGCGGATGGGGCTGGTGCACCCGGACCTGCTGCTGGTGGACCTGCAACTGCCGGACGGCACCGGCCTGGACGTGATCGCCGCGGCCCGCACCGAAGCACCGGCGGCCCGGTCGGTGGTGCTGACCTCGTTCGGCGATGACGACGCCGTGGCCGCCGCCCTGGATGCCGGAGCGCACGCCTTTGTGCTGAAGTCGGTACGCGGGGACGAGATCATCGATGCGGTGCGCGCTGTGGCCGCTGGGCGAACGTTGCTCCGCGACCGGCACCTGGACCGGCGCCGCAGCAGCGACGATCCGACCGCCACCCTCACCGCGACCGAGCTGCGGGTGGTGGACCTGATCGGTGACGGCTGCTCCAACCGGGAGATCGCCGAGCGGCTCGGCACCGCGGAGAAGACGGTGAAGAACCACGTCACCTCCCTGCTGGCGAAGATGGGGCTGCAGCGGCGCACCCAGGTCGCAGCCTGGGTAGCCGGCCACCGTGGCGGGCGCTGGCGCACGGGCGGGCGTTGA
- a CDS encoding dipeptidase produces MSTREENLPTAVEELMPRALSDLRDLVALRSVQDPAVEDPQQCRLAAEWARQALLDLSLSDTALVPTPDGSDAVIGHYQGPNGAPRVLLYAHYDVQPAPPADWVSDPWTLTERDGRYYGRGAADCKGSIVTHLTALRALLATGDLPVSLTVVLEGSEEQGTAGLEQYVAAHPEEFAAEAILIQDTGNVRVGQPTLTVALRGVADLVVEVEALHGELHSGAFGGAAPDALAALVSMLATLRDAEGNTTITGLDATGTWPGAGYDAEAFTADAGMLEGTHVLGSGAVADTLWARPAVTILGIDAPAVSGAVAAIQPRAAARLNLRVPPGQDAGAAAELLRTHLGQVAPWGVRVRTEVQGLGSPFGARTDTTAFAQLSQALTEAFGTATITAGQGGSIPLTAALARAQPNASIVMLGLSDPASQMHAPNESVHPDEIRHTALGVALFLHRLGVSTT; encoded by the coding sequence GTGTCCACCCGCGAGGAAAACCTACCCACCGCCGTCGAGGAGCTGATGCCCCGCGCACTCAGCGATCTACGTGACCTGGTCGCGTTGCGTTCCGTCCAAGACCCGGCGGTCGAAGACCCGCAGCAGTGCCGGCTGGCGGCCGAGTGGGCGCGTCAGGCCTTGCTGGACCTCAGCCTGAGCGATACCGCCCTGGTGCCCACTCCGGACGGCAGCGACGCGGTGATCGGCCACTACCAGGGCCCGAACGGAGCGCCCCGGGTACTGCTCTACGCCCACTACGACGTGCAGCCCGCCCCGCCTGCGGACTGGGTCAGCGACCCGTGGACGCTCACCGAGCGCGACGGTCGCTACTACGGGCGCGGTGCGGCCGACTGCAAGGGCAGCATCGTCACCCACCTGACCGCGCTGCGCGCCCTGCTCGCCACCGGGGATCTGCCGGTCTCGCTCACTGTGGTGCTGGAGGGCTCCGAGGAGCAGGGCACAGCCGGGCTGGAACAGTACGTGGCCGCCCACCCGGAGGAGTTCGCCGCCGAGGCGATCCTGATCCAGGACACGGGCAACGTGCGGGTGGGCCAGCCCACGCTCACCGTGGCACTGCGGGGGGTGGCGGATCTGGTGGTGGAGGTCGAAGCGTTGCACGGTGAGCTGCACTCGGGCGCTTTCGGCGGTGCCGCCCCCGATGCGCTGGCAGCGCTGGTCTCGATGCTGGCCACCCTGCGCGATGCCGAGGGGAACACCACGATCACCGGTCTGGACGCCACCGGCACCTGGCCGGGCGCCGGCTACGACGCCGAAGCCTTCACTGCCGACGCCGGGATGCTCGAGGGCACCCACGTGCTCGGCTCGGGGGCTGTGGCCGATACCCTCTGGGCGCGGCCCGCGGTCACCATCCTCGGTATCGACGCACCCGCGGTGAGCGGCGCGGTGGCCGCGATCCAGCCACGCGCCGCCGCCCGGCTGAACCTGCGGGTGCCACCCGGGCAGGACGCTGGAGCGGCCGCTGAGCTGCTGCGGACCCACCTGGGACAGGTCGCACCCTGGGGCGTGCGGGTACGCACCGAGGTGCAGGGCCTCGGCTCCCCGTTCGGGGCACGCACCGATACGACGGCGTTCGCCCAGCTCAGCCAGGCACTCACCGAGGCGTTCGGTACTGCGACCATCACGGCCGGGCAGGGCGGATCCATCCCATTGACCGCGGCACTCGCCCGGGCGCAACCGAACGCCTCGATCGTGATGCTGGGGCTGTCCGACCCGGCCAGCCAGATGCACGCCCCGAACGAAAGTGTGCATCCGGACGAGATCCGGCACACCGCGCTCGGGGTGGCGCTCTTCCTGCACCGCCTCGGCGTATCGACTACCTGA
- a CDS encoding AfsR/SARP family transcriptional regulator: MRFRVLGPVALRAEDWLVPGPGLRSTLLGALLAARGAPVSADALVAAMWGELPGEGAHSRLQVHVHRLRKLLDDAEAVRLIREGAGYRLLLETGELDAEVFDRLADRVLDRDCAPDEVGGLATEALELWQGEAFAGVSGDLVDPEATRLNDRRRAVLEAKFAARLRLGEHREILDEVRSAARAHPLHEGLQAQLMSTLAAGGRRSDALAAYRDTREILVEELGIEPGHQLRSLHEEILLGGGTGDSGAPRPHQLPPAPVRLLGREQELARLDETLLTGPAGGTATLTGAPGIGKTALALAWAHSHAESFSDGQLYVDLQGFGPGEPLSTQRVLLAFLRALGAPGEAHSWPVAEQTTLLRSLTHGRRLLMLLDNAASVEQVRPLLAGSGGCTVLLTSRLSLSGLALHEGAQTIEVPHLSQARASELLSGAFGSDGGPEALAPLLECCAGLPLALAIVAERARSTPGATAADLVAEITATAGRLDRFDLGEEDGSLRSILTWSYQSLSETAQLVFRTMGAFPGFGPDIGALAAISEQDYRTAARAVDELVRAHLVTAEDVQLRQHDLLRDLAAELAEAQGPALDQGAVTRLIAYWVLRGRQLLPRFIPEPVRAVDLAELGLVQAPDFTDDERARRWWGQHLPSLLDAAALSGAYPVPSLDRLILVLSRTVAAIAAATGATAKCVPLTAAAQDAAERVGERHDVVRTRLQHATAMAGCSVDAAIDAFRGAIALALDSGELAQAAIGTGNLGLQLARANDADAAREHYQEAVHLAEGAGDEFQANFWRCNVASHALRTGDLPTAERYGRRGLEEARRLGSDREITAASAALAEVALRRGDLDGAESWTAQAAEHARAKGLAFREADAEVLFGAIAAERGRLETANEHFRRAVTLASQVRRSDIVVVAYLTWAEALAAHGSADARSCLAEAGAVAQQSMERESLVAVQEKTREVERLLVAQAS, encoded by the coding sequence ATGAGGTTCCGGGTGCTGGGGCCGGTGGCCCTGCGCGCCGAGGACTGGCTTGTGCCCGGCCCCGGGCTGCGGAGCACGCTGCTCGGCGCCCTGCTCGCTGCCCGAGGAGCGCCGGTGAGCGCCGACGCGCTCGTGGCGGCGATGTGGGGTGAGTTGCCGGGGGAGGGGGCGCACTCCCGGCTGCAGGTGCACGTGCACCGGCTGCGCAAACTGCTCGACGACGCCGAAGCGGTCAGGCTGATCCGGGAAGGGGCCGGGTATCGGCTCTTGCTCGAGACTGGTGAGCTGGACGCTGAGGTCTTCGACCGCCTCGCCGACCGGGTCCTGGACCGGGACTGTGCGCCCGACGAGGTGGGCGGACTGGCGACGGAGGCGCTCGAGCTGTGGCAGGGGGAAGCCTTCGCCGGGGTGAGCGGGGACCTGGTCGACCCCGAAGCCACGCGGTTGAACGATCGTCGCCGCGCCGTGCTGGAAGCGAAGTTCGCGGCTCGGCTCCGGCTCGGCGAGCACCGGGAGATCCTCGACGAGGTGCGTAGCGCCGCCCGCGCCCACCCGCTCCACGAAGGACTCCAGGCCCAGCTGATGTCCACATTGGCCGCCGGTGGCCGGCGCAGTGACGCGCTCGCTGCCTACCGGGACACCCGGGAGATCCTCGTCGAGGAACTGGGCATCGAACCCGGGCACCAGCTGAGGTCCTTGCACGAGGAGATCCTGCTCGGCGGCGGTACCGGGGATTCCGGTGCGCCGCGACCGCACCAGCTTCCGCCGGCGCCGGTGCGGCTGCTGGGCAGAGAGCAGGAGCTCGCCCGCTTGGACGAGACGCTGCTGACCGGCCCGGCCGGCGGCACCGCGACCCTCACCGGTGCCCCGGGCATCGGGAAGACCGCCCTGGCGCTGGCCTGGGCACACTCGCACGCGGAGTCCTTCTCCGACGGGCAGCTCTACGTGGACCTGCAGGGCTTCGGCCCCGGAGAGCCGCTCTCGACGCAGCGGGTGCTGCTCGCGTTCCTGCGCGCTCTCGGAGCACCCGGAGAAGCGCACAGCTGGCCGGTGGCGGAACAGACGACGTTGCTGCGCAGTCTCACCCATGGCCGGCGCCTGCTGATGCTGCTGGACAATGCCGCTTCCGTCGAACAGGTCCGCCCACTCCTGGCTGGCAGCGGAGGCTGCACTGTGCTGCTCACCAGCCGGCTCAGCCTGAGTGGACTGGCACTGCACGAGGGCGCACAGACGATCGAGGTGCCGCACCTGAGCCAAGCGCGGGCGAGCGAGCTGCTCAGTGGCGCGTTCGGCAGCGACGGCGGGCCAGAGGCACTCGCTCCGCTGTTGGAGTGCTGCGCGGGGCTGCCGCTGGCCCTGGCGATCGTCGCCGAGCGGGCGCGGTCGACGCCGGGCGCCACAGCGGCGGACCTGGTGGCCGAGATCACGGCGACCGCCGGCCGGTTGGACCGGTTCGACCTGGGGGAGGAGGACGGCAGCCTGCGCAGCATCCTCACCTGGTCCTATCAGTCGCTGAGCGAGACGGCTCAGCTGGTCTTCCGCACGATGGGGGCCTTTCCCGGGTTCGGGCCGGATATCGGGGCACTGGCAGCGATCAGCGAGCAGGACTACCGAACGGCCGCGCGGGCGGTGGATGAGCTGGTCCGCGCGCACCTGGTCACCGCCGAGGATGTGCAGCTGCGCCAGCACGACCTGCTCCGGGACCTGGCTGCCGAGCTGGCCGAGGCGCAGGGGCCCGCCCTGGACCAGGGGGCGGTGACCCGGCTGATCGCGTATTGGGTGCTGCGTGGCCGTCAGCTCCTGCCCCGGTTCATCCCGGAGCCGGTCCGAGCGGTGGACCTGGCCGAGCTCGGCCTGGTCCAGGCCCCGGACTTCACCGACGACGAGCGGGCCCGCCGTTGGTGGGGCCAGCACTTGCCGAGCCTGTTAGATGCTGCGGCACTGTCCGGTGCGTACCCGGTGCCCAGCCTCGACCGCCTCATCCTCGTGCTCTCCCGGACGGTGGCAGCCATCGCTGCCGCGACCGGTGCCACGGCGAAGTGCGTCCCACTGACGGCGGCCGCCCAGGACGCCGCGGAACGCGTCGGCGAGCGGCACGATGTGGTGCGCACCCGGCTGCAGCACGCCACCGCCATGGCCGGGTGCAGCGTGGATGCGGCTATCGACGCCTTTCGCGGGGCCATCGCGCTCGCGCTGGACAGCGGCGAGCTGGCGCAGGCAGCGATCGGCACCGGTAACCTCGGTCTGCAGCTGGCCCGCGCCAACGACGCGGACGCGGCGCGGGAGCACTACCAGGAGGCTGTTCACCTCGCCGAGGGTGCCGGGGACGAGTTTCAAGCGAACTTCTGGCGGTGCAACGTGGCCTCCCATGCCTTGCGCACCGGTGACCTGCCGACCGCCGAACGCTACGGGCGACGAGGACTCGAAGAAGCCCGGCGGCTCGGCAGCGACCGAGAGATCACCGCCGCCAGTGCCGCCCTGGCCGAGGTGGCACTGCGGCGCGGCGACCTGGACGGCGCCGAGTCCTGGACGGCGCAGGCTGCCGAGCACGCCCGAGCGAAGGGTCTCGCCTTCCGGGAAGCGGACGCCGAGGTGCTCTTCGGTGCTATCGCCGCCGAGCGCGGACGCCTGGAGACCGCGAACGAGCACTTCCGCCGGGCGGTCACCCTGGCGAGCCAGGTACGGCGCTCGGACATCGTCGTCGTCGCCTATCTCACCTGGGCGGAGGCGCTCGCCGCACACGGCTCAGCAGACGCGCGGTCCTGCCTGGCCGAGGCAGGAGCAGTCGCCCAGCAGTCGATGGAACGGGAGTCCCTGGTCGCTGTGCAGGAGAAGACCCGGGAGGTGGAGCGGCTGCTCGTCGCCCAGGCGTCCTAG
- a CDS encoding APC family permease, whose translation MTDTVTQAPAAQPTERSSLAKDRLGVSAVMCFIATAATPMTVVAGVMTTGFATTGLIGIPVAFLAVGAMLLLFSVGYVAMARRVRNTGAFYAYISHLGRPVGVGAAWVALIAYNALQVGLYGLLGATAAPMLEQWFGLSVPWWAVAAGCWLVVAALGLQAVDVNGKVLAALLVTEVAIIVVLSVSNVLTPAGGALDFAALAPSELVGPGAGAILVLAVLGFIGFEAATVYAEESRNPRRTVPVATYTSVIALAVLYTFAAWAMTVAVGTDQIVATSQEQQTGVIFGLVGAQLGPTVVTIAEVLLITSIVAATVSFHHTVARYMFSLGREGVLPRALGRTSATSGAPRTASIVQSVIGAAVIGGYALGGLDPLVELFFYAGTAGGLGVLMLITTTAIAIVVFFARTPGRENAWRSRVAPVAAAVILLLVCTAGIVNMPQLLGTPPGSALPWVVPAVYVAAAVAGIAWGRELARCRPEVYQTIGLGAGAATEERSSTGGLR comes from the coding sequence ATGACTGACACCGTGACCCAGGCGCCTGCCGCCCAGCCGACGGAGCGCTCGTCGCTCGCCAAGGACCGGCTCGGCGTCAGCGCGGTGATGTGTTTCATCGCCACCGCTGCCACGCCGATGACGGTGGTCGCCGGGGTGATGACCACCGGCTTCGCCACCACCGGTCTGATCGGGATCCCGGTCGCCTTCCTCGCCGTCGGCGCCATGCTGCTGCTGTTCAGCGTGGGCTATGTGGCGATGGCGCGCCGGGTGCGCAACACCGGGGCGTTCTACGCCTACATCTCCCACCTGGGCCGCCCCGTGGGGGTCGGCGCCGCCTGGGTGGCGCTGATCGCCTACAACGCGCTGCAGGTGGGCCTGTACGGACTGCTCGGCGCCACTGCCGCACCGATGCTCGAGCAGTGGTTCGGACTGAGTGTGCCCTGGTGGGCGGTCGCCGCCGGGTGCTGGCTGGTGGTTGCTGCCCTTGGCCTGCAGGCGGTGGACGTGAACGGGAAGGTCCTCGCCGCACTCCTGGTCACCGAAGTGGCGATCATCGTGGTGCTGAGCGTGTCGAACGTGCTCACCCCCGCCGGCGGCGCGCTGGACTTCGCCGCGTTGGCACCCAGCGAACTGGTCGGCCCGGGGGCCGGCGCGATCCTGGTGCTCGCCGTCCTCGGCTTCATCGGATTCGAGGCCGCCACTGTCTACGCCGAGGAGAGCCGCAATCCTCGGCGCACCGTGCCGGTGGCCACGTACACCTCGGTGATCGCGCTCGCAGTCCTGTACACGTTCGCCGCCTGGGCGATGACGGTGGCCGTGGGCACCGACCAGATCGTCGCTACCTCGCAGGAGCAGCAGACCGGCGTGATCTTCGGCCTCGTCGGCGCCCAGCTGGGACCGACAGTGGTGACGATCGCCGAGGTGTTGCTGATCACCAGCATCGTCGCCGCGACCGTCTCCTTCCACCACACCGTGGCCCGCTACATGTTCTCCCTCGGCCGGGAAGGTGTGTTGCCGCGGGCGCTCGGGCGTACCTCGGCCACCTCTGGTGCGCCTCGGACCGCCTCCATCGTGCAGTCCGTGATCGGAGCTGCAGTGATCGGTGGCTATGCGCTCGGCGGGCTGGACCCGCTGGTGGAGCTGTTCTTCTACGCCGGCACCGCCGGCGGGCTCGGTGTGCTGATGCTGATCACCACCACCGCGATCGCCATCGTGGTGTTCTTCGCACGCACCCCCGGTCGGGAGAACGCCTGGCGCTCCCGGGTGGCACCGGTGGCCGCCGCGGTGATCCTGCTGCTGGTGTGCACCGCAGGGATCGTGAACATGCCTCAGCTGCTCGGTACCCCGCCCGGTTCGGCGCTGCCCTGGGTCGTTCCGGCCGTCTATGTGGCGGCCGCTGTCGCCGGCATCGCCTGGGGCCGGGAGCTGGCCCGGTGCCGGCCGGAGGTCTACCAGACGATCGGCCTGGGCGCCGGCGCGGCAACCGAAGAACGATCCTCGACAGGGGGCCTGCGATGA
- a CDS encoding GNAT family N-acetyltransferase, with protein sequence MSTPTRPTTDAAATDQIGVVADVIATAFHRLAVSKWLVADPEERFAAQRGQFGIIVEHAAEHGRIYLDADHRAAAVWLDYTQPIPEPADYDRRLFDLCGPHTPRFAALDVAFEENHPRVAHQHLAFMAVLPEYQEQGLGSELVAAHHEVLDREGTPAYLEAANLRVARMYGKWGYRIISRIDLPGGPSMWPMWRDPSAAGEGRR encoded by the coding sequence ATGAGTACCCCGACCCGGCCGACCACCGACGCCGCCGCCACGGACCAGATCGGTGTGGTCGCCGACGTGATCGCTACCGCCTTCCACCGCCTGGCCGTGAGCAAGTGGCTGGTCGCCGATCCGGAGGAGCGGTTCGCCGCGCAGCGTGGCCAGTTCGGCATCATCGTCGAGCACGCCGCCGAGCACGGGCGGATCTACCTCGATGCCGACCACCGGGCCGCCGCCGTCTGGCTGGACTACACCCAGCCGATTCCCGAGCCCGCCGATTACGACCGCCGGCTGTTCGATCTGTGCGGGCCACACACTCCGCGGTTCGCCGCCCTGGACGTCGCGTTCGAGGAGAACCATCCCCGGGTGGCGCACCAGCACCTCGCGTTCATGGCAGTCCTGCCGGAGTACCAGGAGCAGGGGCTGGGTAGCGAATTGGTGGCCGCCCACCACGAGGTCCTGGATCGCGAGGGCACACCGGCGTACCTGGAGGCAGCCAACCTGCGGGTGGCGCGGATGTACGGCAAGTGGGGCTACCGGATCATCTCCCGCATCGACCTTCCCGGGGGGCCGAGCATGTGGCCGATGTGGCGGGACCCGAGCGCGGCCGGGGAGGGCCGCCGCTAG